A genomic segment from Vagococcus zengguangii encodes:
- a CDS encoding isoprenyl transferase, whose product MFRFFPQKNKYHIEEIPNVFNRDLPVPNHIAIIMDGNGRWANNRRLPRVAGHKEGMNNVKKITKKASQMGVKVLTLYAFSTENWRRPNDEVSFLMQLPVDFFDTFVPELIQENVKVQVIGYTDALPEHTKQAVDSAIEQTAHCTGMILNFALNYGSRAEMLTAVNQLVEEAKSGELTEEVTEDMFSKHLMTAILPEDYQDPDLVIRTSGEERISNFLLWQIAYSELYFSKVYWPDFSESHLEEAFGSFQARNRRFGGLNETKESK is encoded by the coding sequence ATGTTCCGTTTTTTTCCTCAAAAAAATAAATATCATATAGAAGAAATCCCCAACGTGTTTAATCGGGATTTGCCAGTTCCTAATCATATTGCGATTATCATGGATGGGAATGGACGTTGGGCAAATAATCGACGTTTACCACGTGTTGCGGGACATAAAGAAGGCATGAATAATGTCAAAAAAATAACAAAAAAAGCGAGTCAAATGGGTGTGAAAGTATTGACGTTATACGCTTTTTCTACTGAAAATTGGCGTCGTCCGAACGACGAAGTGAGCTTTTTGATGCAATTGCCGGTTGATTTTTTTGATACATTTGTGCCTGAGTTAATTCAAGAAAATGTTAAAGTTCAAGTCATTGGTTATACCGATGCTTTACCGGAACATACTAAACAGGCAGTAGATTCTGCGATTGAACAAACGGCGCATTGTACCGGGATGATTCTAAACTTTGCCCTTAACTACGGTAGTCGTGCGGAGATGTTGACGGCGGTTAATCAACTAGTTGAGGAGGCAAAAAGTGGTGAGTTAACTGAAGAGGTTACTGAAGACATGTTTTCAAAACACTTGATGACAGCGATTTTACCAGAAGATTATCAAGATCCTGATTTAGTCATTCGTACAAGCGGTGAAGAACGTATCAGTAACTTTTTATTATGGCAAATTGCTTATAGTGAGTTATACTTTTCTAAAGTCTATTGGCCAGACTTTAGCGAAAGTCACTTAGAAGAAGCGTTTGGTAGTTTCCAAGCGCGTAATCGCCGTTTTGGTGGTTTAAATGAGACAAAGGAGAGTAAATAA
- a CDS encoding helix-turn-helix domain-containing protein: protein MFIEKNISKKIELMYYLEAYGGEASTEDLLKFLDTTIVTLKKYIKEINTSTDSYEIVIKGSTIHLISDYRQNSIMVSKLLLGDSINLKLLLSIFFDQCNLTELSQQLYMTKPTVLYKINHINKYFEREALDIQIVYNDYYEITGHERIVRHFFRVLLLEMGDYEVLRENQIIFNEVHLFFKKNYRDYHTRHESLMIDTYLLIALNRVSKHYYLHDDLEQLDGEIKTEVMIIYNTLVQKKPFVNFIESTYNVIFSPYLIANIIPIEYIEEILFLKEGYMLNDDKEHKISDILKCYLRKYGLCIPLKKQERYIKFLTNQLVTIGPINQVILRDFDINYKKLAEINLEKSSFLYRVIASSELFLTDRESLKYEFCIFFLTIIDEVRKDYFGINQSENIRILLYYSENNIYSEIFESILKDKYENQYKITIDYINILYNDYQVKNYDVIISDIYLEDFEGKYLYYSRYPSNEFWQEFEQMVLIK, encoded by the coding sequence GTGTTTATTGAAAAAAATATTTCTAAAAAAATAGAGTTGATGTATTACTTAGAAGCTTATGGTGGAGAAGCTTCTACAGAGGATCTCCTAAAGTTTTTAGATACAACTATTGTGACGTTAAAAAAATATATCAAAGAAATTAATACAAGTACGGATAGTTATGAAATAGTCATTAAAGGTAGCACGATTCATTTGATATCAGATTATCGTCAAAATTCTATTATGGTATCTAAATTACTACTAGGTGATTCCATTAATTTGAAGTTATTACTTTCTATTTTTTTTGATCAATGTAATTTAACAGAATTATCTCAACAACTTTATATGACCAAGCCTACCGTTTTGTATAAAATTAACCATATTAATAAGTATTTTGAAAGGGAAGCATTAGATATTCAAATTGTCTATAATGACTATTATGAAATAACTGGTCATGAGAGAATAGTGAGACATTTTTTTAGAGTGTTACTTCTTGAAATGGGTGATTATGAAGTACTTCGAGAAAATCAAATAATATTTAATGAGGTCCATCTTTTTTTTAAAAAAAATTATCGTGACTATCACACAAGGCATGAATCATTGATGATTGATACTTACTTATTAATTGCATTAAATCGTGTGTCGAAACATTATTATTTACATGATGATTTAGAACAACTTGATGGTGAGATTAAAACCGAAGTAATGATAATTTATAATACGTTGGTTCAAAAAAAACCTTTTGTAAATTTTATTGAGTCTACTTATAATGTCATATTTTCTCCATATTTAATTGCCAATATTATCCCAATAGAATATATAGAAGAAATTTTGTTTCTTAAAGAAGGCTATATGTTAAATGATGATAAAGAACATAAAATATCAGATATCCTCAAATGTTATTTAAGGAAGTACGGTTTATGCATTCCACTCAAGAAACAAGAGCGCTATATTAAATTTCTAACTAATCAATTGGTGACAATTGGTCCGATTAATCAGGTGATTTTAAGAGATTTTGATATTAACTATAAAAAACTGGCTGAAATTAATTTAGAAAAATCATCTTTCTTATACCGAGTGATAGCTAGTTCAGAGCTTTTTTTAACAGATAGAGAGAGCTTAAAGTATGAATTTTGTATCTTCTTTTTAACCATTATTGATGAGGTGCGTAAAGATTACTTTGGTATCAATCAATCTGAAAATATTAGAATCTTACTATATTATTCAGAAAATAATATTTACTCTGAAATTTTTGAAAGTATTTTGAAAGATAAATATGAAAATCAATATAAAATAACTATTGATTATATCAACATTTTATATAACGATTACCAAGTGAAAAACTATGATGTGATTATTTCTGATATTTATTTAGAAGATTTTGAAGGTAAATATTTATATTATTCTCGCTACCCTAGTAATGAATTCTGGCAAGAATTTGAACAAATGGTTTTAATAAAATAA
- a CDS encoding WxL domain-containing protein: protein MKTMKNMMTVVLLGTVGLGGTVTFAESNDYNVATSEAKINFVKSLEEEDIEIPGITDPEIVDPENPENPSPNPNPENHLLRINYVSNFDFGTWGSTTNNITAYAKAQPIYLTNGEVQDVAPFVSTIDNRGTERGNGWTLSATASVLTDENENELKGAQIILSNASYNDSELAPQAVQGDKNISAGKQVLANTTAETGAGQWSMALGNVKEFTTQLPTQEDASVLEDVTYDITNGVRIEIPRNTVTNNTEYSGTITWELETSV, encoded by the coding sequence ATGAAAACTATGAAAAATATGATGACAGTCGTTTTATTGGGTACAGTAGGATTAGGTGGAACCGTTACTTTTGCTGAAAGCAATGATTATAATGTAGCAACATCAGAAGCTAAAATTAACTTTGTAAAGTCTTTGGAAGAAGAAGATATTGAGATTCCGGGTATTACTGATCCTGAAATCGTTGATCCAGAAAATCCAGAAAATCCTTCTCCAAATCCAAATCCGGAGAACCACTTATTACGTATTAACTATGTATCAAACTTCGACTTTGGGACATGGGGAAGTACCACCAATAATATTACGGCTTATGCGAAAGCACAACCGATTTATTTAACAAATGGTGAGGTGCAAGACGTAGCACCATTCGTTTCAACGATTGATAATCGCGGAACTGAGCGCGGGAATGGTTGGACACTATCTGCAACGGCTTCTGTTTTAACAGATGAAAATGAGAATGAATTAAAAGGGGCACAAATCATTCTATCGAACGCGTCATACAATGATAGTGAGTTAGCGCCTCAAGCTGTTCAAGGAGATAAGAACATTAGTGCTGGGAAGCAAGTTCTAGCGAACACTACTGCTGAAACTGGTGCTGGTCAATGGTCAATGGCTTTAGGTAATGTTAAAGAATTTACAACACAATTACCAACTCAAGAAGATGCTTCAGTATTAGAAGATGTAACATATGATATAACGAATGGTGTTAGAATTGAAATTCCTCGTAATACTGTCACAAATAACACTGAATACTCAGGGACAATTACTTGGGAATTAGAAACTTCAGTTTAA
- a CDS encoding DUF916 and DUF3324 domain-containing protein — translation MKKLISLMVAVIGVGVFVTEEVTFASSGANFSVQPKIPENQKNSTSYFDLELKPNQEQIIEIEVFNDSDEEIEVMTELNRATTSDVGNITYQTTELVDESVINNIEEIVTNEIESVVLKPKSSEVVKWDINMPKESFDGVVLGGFRFTLAEKDNEIVGIENRFAYTVGILLSNQEQDIPVNLNLLDITTGQVNYRNHILVNLQNDMPRIIDEMMIEAEVYELGSNQPIYTASSQELRMAPNSSFNYGISTQETAFKPGKYQLKLTANADGEEFSWNQEFEISGKEAKTHNKEAIFIEEPAIKLWMWIAISAVLLSVTTVIWAVKKEK, via the coding sequence ATGAAAAAATTGATTAGTTTGATGGTAGCAGTGATAGGTGTAGGTGTGTTTGTAACAGAAGAAGTAACATTTGCATCATCAGGTGCCAATTTTTCTGTTCAACCAAAAATTCCTGAAAATCAAAAGAATAGTACGAGTTATTTTGATTTAGAATTGAAACCTAATCAAGAACAAATAATCGAAATTGAAGTATTTAATGATTCAGATGAAGAAATTGAAGTAATGACTGAATTAAATAGAGCGACTACTTCTGATGTTGGAAATATTACTTATCAAACAACTGAATTGGTTGATGAGAGTGTTATTAATAATATTGAAGAAATTGTGACAAATGAAATTGAAAGTGTTGTACTTAAACCAAAATCGTCCGAGGTAGTTAAATGGGATATTAATATGCCGAAAGAAAGTTTTGATGGTGTTGTGTTAGGTGGTTTTCGCTTTACTTTAGCAGAAAAAGATAACGAAATAGTGGGTATTGAAAATCGTTTTGCGTATACTGTTGGTATTTTATTAAGCAATCAAGAACAAGATATACCAGTAAATTTGAATCTACTGGATATTACAACGGGTCAAGTTAACTATCGTAATCATATTCTAGTTAATTTACAAAATGATATGCCTAGAATTATTGATGAGATGATGATTGAAGCTGAAGTTTATGAGTTGGGAAGCAATCAACCCATTTACACAGCAAGTAGTCAAGAATTACGAATGGCTCCAAATTCAAGTTTTAACTATGGGATTTCAACACAAGAAACGGCTTTTAAACCAGGTAAATACCAACTAAAGTTAACAGCTAATGCTGATGGTGAAGAATTTAGTTGGAATCAAGAATTTGAAATTTCAGGTAAAGAAGCCAAAACTCATAATAAAGAAGCTATTTTTATTGAAGAACCTGCAATCAAACTTTGGATGTGGATAGCGATTTCAGCAGTGTTACTGAGTGTAACAACCGTGATTTGGGCGGTAAAAAAAGAAAAATAG
- a CDS encoding LPXTG cell wall anchor domain-containing protein yields the protein MKKMSLVLAIGLIISSAFSPFMSAAESQSSIRFYKENKAPIVVEETITNFPTDENIPDNSFTNDRDSVNLSEKQENSSLTSDRNQTPGYLPKTGFRQSKLVVLMGLIVIIIALIIKKKEGKEHEKN from the coding sequence ATGAAAAAAATGAGTTTAGTATTAGCAATAGGATTAATCATATCAAGTGCTTTTTCTCCGTTTATGAGTGCAGCAGAGAGCCAAAGTTCGATTAGATTTTATAAGGAAAATAAAGCACCCATAGTGGTAGAAGAAACGATTACAAATTTTCCAACTGATGAAAATATTCCAGATAATTCGTTTACTAATGACAGAGACTCCGTTAATTTATCAGAGAAACAGGAGAATTCTTCACTAACTAGTGATAGAAATCAGACTCCGGGTTATTTACCGAAGACGGGTTTTAGACAGTCTAAATTAGTAGTTCTAATGGGATTAATTGTCATTATAATTGCTTTAATAATAAAAAAGAAAGAAGGAAAAGAACATGAAAAAAATTAA
- a CDS encoding WxL domain-containing protein → MKKINLLSIGLLTSSLLGGAVVNADTSITSTGRVSVKELTQVEPENPDPEGPGEIIEPPITPPGENRFKVIHASNLEFGEVEATAKEQVVKAKTLAVTTSESLDQVQRVPWVTTYDMRNATERSDWKLEASTTPLEDGSGHVLRGAEITLSNLNYASGSERAPQARAGKITLGYSPQTLATATAYSEENGTQDTGVGSWSLAMGYKNEDETLTDGVELRIPSNIVINDGVEYTSTITWNLSVGP, encoded by the coding sequence ATGAAAAAAATTAATTTATTATCGATTGGATTATTAACAAGTAGTTTATTAGGAGGTGCTGTTGTTAATGCAGATACAAGTATAACAAGTACCGGTCGAGTAAGTGTGAAAGAATTAACCCAAGTTGAACCTGAGAACCCTGACCCTGAAGGACCTGGAGAAATTATTGAACCTCCAATTACCCCTCCTGGTGAAAATCGCTTCAAAGTCATTCATGCTTCTAACTTAGAATTTGGTGAAGTAGAAGCAACTGCCAAAGAACAAGTAGTTAAGGCGAAAACATTAGCAGTTACCACTTCTGAAAGTCTAGATCAAGTTCAACGTGTTCCTTGGGTTACAACGTATGATATGAGAAACGCAACTGAGCGTTCTGATTGGAAATTAGAAGCTTCGACTACACCTCTTGAAGATGGAAGTGGACATGTTTTACGTGGTGCTGAAATTACATTATCTAATTTAAACTATGCTAGTGGTTCTGAACGTGCCCCACAAGCAAGAGCAGGTAAGATTACATTAGGTTATAGCCCTCAAACATTAGCAACTGCAACTGCTTATTCTGAAGAAAATGGTACACAAGATACAGGTGTAGGTAGCTGGTCATTAGCAATGGGCTACAAAAATGAAGATGAGACATTAACTGACGGCGTTGAGTTACGAATTCCTTCAAATATCGTAATCAACGATGGTGTTGAATATACGTCTACCATTACGTGGAATTTGTCAGTTGGACCATAA
- the frr gene encoding ribosome recycling factor has protein sequence MVQAVLNSTKERMIKSEENLQRELGYIRAGRANASILDRVQVDYYGAPTPLNQIAQINIPEARMLMITPFDKTALEDIERAIMASDLGLSPSNDGSVIRLVIPQLTEERRKELAKEVGKIAESSKVAVRNIRRDAIDELKKLEKNKEISEDELRTYEKDVQTLTDNSIAKIDSITKAKEQELLEV, from the coding sequence ATGGTCCAAGCAGTATTAAATAGTACTAAAGAAAGAATGATTAAGTCTGAAGAAAACTTACAACGTGAACTAGGTTACATTCGTGCTGGTCGTGCTAACGCTAGCATTTTAGATCGCGTACAAGTTGATTATTACGGTGCTCCAACACCATTGAATCAAATCGCTCAAATCAACATACCAGAAGCACGTATGTTAATGATTACACCATTCGACAAAACAGCTTTAGAAGATATCGAACGTGCGATCATGGCCAGTGACTTAGGTTTAAGCCCATCAAACGACGGTTCTGTTATCCGTTTAGTGATTCCTCAATTAACGGAAGAACGCCGTAAAGAATTAGCGAAAGAAGTAGGCAAAATCGCTGAATCTTCAAAAGTAGCGGTTCGTAACATTCGTCGTGATGCAATTGATGAATTGAAAAAATTAGAGAAAAACAAAGAAATTTCTGAAGATGAATTACGTACTTACGAAAAAGACGTTCAAACATTGACAGATAACAGTATTGCTAAAATTGATAGCATTACAAAAGCAAAAGAACAAGAATTATTGGAAGTGTAA
- a CDS encoding helix-turn-helix domain-containing protein, with protein sequence MFAETNITTKLNLLYYLEFFGNDITVDKLLEFLNISKITLKKYVKEINEMAQEYEIIIKGNSIELKSDHRENSLLIAKRIIGESLNITLLLSILYKKYNLSELAERLFITKSTVIYKVEQLNEYFKNQELEIEIIYLDNESYEIVGEEWEIRHFFKILLLEIDYYDIYLQNKPIFKEIHEQLDNHFNEHYTQNEALTVDTYVFIGLRRASRGFYLFDSFEEVPKEVRIELEYLFEHLKKKTPFVSFLESKYLVKFDLLLLANIIPIEYLYEIMYLNGNFEIGDPLESSVGNIIKQYIDKYNIDMLKNDFDYYVKLLSIQILMYGPLNQILLEDYEIHYRALRRENEEKLDYLYKLVQESGIITYEVPSIYQEFIIYFLVVVSEVRKDYFHIHPSKKIKILLYSAKHNVYSEVLEYILKDRYSAYFSVVMDYKDVLHDTYNVDDYDVIISDIYLDSFKDKYLYFTKLPSTFFWKSFEDLIKGK encoded by the coding sequence TTGTTTGCTGAAACAAATATTACCACTAAACTAAATCTATTATACTATTTAGAATTTTTTGGAAATGATATTACTGTTGATAAGTTATTAGAGTTTTTAAATATTTCTAAAATAACGTTAAAAAAATATGTTAAAGAAATCAATGAAATGGCACAAGAGTATGAAATAATTATAAAAGGTAACAGTATAGAATTAAAAAGTGACCATAGGGAAAATAGTTTGTTGATTGCTAAGAGAATAATTGGGGAGTCTCTTAATATCACTCTTTTACTAAGTATTTTATATAAAAAATATAATCTGTCAGAATTAGCAGAACGTTTGTTTATTACAAAATCAACAGTTATTTACAAAGTTGAACAGTTGAATGAGTACTTTAAGAATCAAGAATTAGAAATTGAAATTATTTATCTTGATAATGAAAGTTATGAAATAGTTGGTGAGGAATGGGAAATTAGACATTTTTTTAAAATTTTATTATTGGAAATCGATTACTATGATATTTATTTGCAAAACAAACCCATTTTTAAAGAAATTCATGAACAATTAGATAATCATTTTAATGAACATTACACTCAAAATGAAGCGCTGACAGTAGATACGTATGTTTTTATTGGTTTAAGAAGAGCATCACGGGGTTTTTATTTATTTGACAGTTTTGAAGAAGTTCCTAAAGAAGTCAGAATTGAGCTAGAGTATTTATTTGAACATTTAAAAAAGAAAACACCTTTTGTTAGTTTTCTTGAGAGCAAGTACTTAGTGAAATTTGATTTGTTATTACTAGCTAATATAATTCCAATAGAATATTTATATGAAATTATGTATTTAAATGGAAATTTTGAGATTGGGGATCCGTTAGAATCATCGGTTGGAAATATTATTAAACAATATATAGATAAGTATAATATCGATATGCTAAAAAATGATTTTGATTATTACGTCAAGTTGTTATCCATTCAGATTCTTATGTATGGGCCGCTTAATCAAATACTACTCGAAGACTACGAGATTCATTATCGTGCTTTGAGAAGAGAAAATGAAGAAAAATTAGATTATCTTTATAAATTAGTACAAGAGTCAGGTATTATTACTTATGAAGTGCCAAGTATTTACCAAGAATTTATCATATATTTTTTAGTTGTAGTTTCTGAAGTTAGGAAAGATTATTTTCATATTCATCCGTCTAAAAAAATTAAAATATTACTTTATTCTGCTAAGCATAATGTCTATTCGGAAGTACTTGAGTATATTTTGAAAGATCGTTACAGTGCCTATTTTTCGGTGGTGATGGATTATAAAGACGTTTTACATGATACATATAATGTCGATGATTATGACGTTATTATTTCGGATATTTATTTGGATAGTTTTAAGGATAAGTATTTATATTTCACAAAATTGCCAAGTACATTTTTTTGGAAGAGCTTTGAGGATTTAATTAAAGGGAAATGA
- a CDS encoding BspA family leucine-rich repeat surface protein yields MKKTITYGVIASIVLQSIPLNVVAEEIQMDEDEIKTAQVEVPIEVSYIEDTLEKVNLNESEQLFQTENIETSSELDTELDSEKQTLTINNLDEIKEEISIESSSSLDLESNIEEVVVENDENSIELKESAANTNPIASKSDSKVIHQGEIGTSTWWILETGELQIGSGEISTPKFEVGVEGRGFWEDYSEIVTKVNFWNYDTNTPSSVKGLGNISYLFTMLTKVTTIEGLDRFNTTEVTNMSNLFSNCRSLTNIDINSLDTSNVTDMSYLFNRCESLKTIDVSMIDTSKVTNISYMFNLCKLLVELNVSSFDLTEVTSMRSSFRNCYQLENIIFGSFTTNNVIDMSYMFSGNKNMKEANLVSFETNNVTNMSYMFEKCENLNLINLTTFDTKKVKNMSAMFKGCSKINQLILGESFKFGDNSNLSSPGMLESSFPGYLTGKWMRQDGNSKAYTPTEFTQKYGEGDLLAGTYIAEVEYMHELEVNVQLTDDKITIGETTKVNATIENLTGYDDVEVTVELVNGVFEGIELLEETIEVKIDGKISQLNYQNLIEGIVIPKNSIVEFSYDLLGVNNEYYDNNIKVMLNQKGTEITNYVWTGVNSLTVDNGRIRFISKAPEVIGFKEWDNLMLDEITVQSRSFELKVEDLRGSNDVEENGIQGNRSSWRVEVSTDNVFINDEGKSDRGLFQLLGQTTDGSWCNAKDGVVLYEHNPIKEKPLDSKEQVIPVGEEQKLGIMLNQITGLKENSDYQVKIMFDLIDAP; encoded by the coding sequence ATGAAAAAAACAATTACTTATGGTGTGATTGCTAGTATAGTACTGCAGAGTATCCCTTTAAACGTAGTGGCTGAAGAAATACAGATGGATGAAGATGAGATTAAAACAGCTCAAGTGGAAGTTCCTATTGAAGTATCCTATATAGAAGACACTCTTGAAAAAGTTAATTTGAATGAGTCTGAGCAATTATTTCAAACAGAAAACATAGAGACAAGTAGTGAACTAGATACAGAGTTAGATTCAGAAAAACAAACACTTACAATTAATAATTTAGATGAAATTAAAGAAGAAATTTCAATAGAGAGTTCCTCATCTCTTGATTTGGAATCAAATATTGAAGAAGTAGTTGTTGAAAATGATGAAAATTCAATTGAATTAAAAGAGAGCGCGGCCAATACCAATCCGATAGCATCAAAGAGTGATAGTAAAGTTATTCATCAAGGAGAAATTGGTACATCAACTTGGTGGATTCTTGAAACGGGCGAATTACAAATTGGGAGTGGGGAAATATCAACTCCTAAATTTGAAGTTGGAGTTGAAGGAAGAGGATTTTGGGAAGACTACAGTGAAATAGTTACAAAAGTAAATTTCTGGAATTATGACACGAATACGCCATCTTCCGTAAAAGGACTTGGTAACATTTCTTACTTATTTACAATGTTAACTAAGGTCACTACTATTGAAGGATTAGATAGATTTAATACTACTGAAGTGACCAATATGTCCAACTTGTTTTCAAATTGCCGCTCTTTAACTAACATTGATATTAATAGTCTTGATACTAGTAATGTAACGGATATGTCTTATCTATTCAATAGATGTGAAAGTTTAAAAACAATTGATGTATCAATGATTGATACATCAAAAGTGACTAACATAAGTTATATGTTCAATCTATGCAAGCTACTGGTGGAATTAAATGTTTCTAGTTTTGACCTTACTGAAGTTACTAGTATGAGATCATCGTTTAGGAACTGTTATCAATTGGAAAACATAATATTTGGTTCTTTTACTACAAATAATGTAATAGATATGTCTTATATGTTTAGTGGAAACAAAAACATGAAAGAAGCAAATTTAGTCTCTTTTGAAACTAATAATGTTACAAATATGTCTTATATGTTTGAGAAGTGTGAAAATTTAAACTTAATCAACTTAACCACATTTGATACAAAAAAAGTTAAGAATATGTCTGCTATGTTTAAAGGATGCTCGAAAATTAATCAATTGATTTTGGGAGAAAGTTTCAAGTTTGGAGATAATTCAAATTTGTCAAGTCCTGGGATGTTGGAATCTTCATTTCCTGGTTATTTAACGGGTAAATGGATGAGACAAGATGGTAATTCAAAAGCATACACGCCTACTGAATTTACTCAAAAATATGGTGAAGGTGATTTATTAGCAGGGACCTACATTGCGGAAGTTGAATACATGCATGAGTTAGAAGTAAATGTCCAACTTACTGACGATAAAATTACAATTGGAGAAACAACGAAAGTGAATGCCACAATTGAAAATTTGACCGGCTATGATGATGTTGAAGTAACGGTAGAACTTGTGAATGGAGTATTTGAAGGAATAGAATTATTAGAAGAGACGATTGAAGTGAAAATAGATGGTAAGATTTCACAGTTGAACTATCAAAACCTAATCGAGGGTATTGTTATTCCAAAAAATAGTATCGTCGAGTTTTCTTACGACTTACTGGGTGTAAATAATGAATATTATGATAATAATATAAAAGTGATGTTAAATCAAAAAGGGACAGAAATCACTAATTATGTATGGACGGGTGTTAATTCTTTAACAGTAGATAACGGACGTATACGATTTATATCAAAAGCACCTGAAGTTATTGGATTTAAAGAATGGGATAATCTAATGCTGGACGAAATCACTGTGCAATCACGATCTTTTGAATTGAAAGTTGAAGATTTACGAGGCTCAAATGATGTTGAAGAAAATGGCATTCAAGGAAATCGTTCATCATGGCGTGTGGAAGTTTCAACCGATAACGTCTTTATTAATGATGAAGGCAAAAGCGATAGAGGTTTGTTCCAATTATTAGGACAAACAACTGATGGTAGTTGGTGTAATGCTAAGGATGGAGTTGTTCTTTATGAACATAATCCAATTAAAGAAAAACCATTAGATTCTAAAGAACAAGTAATACCTGTTGGAGAAGAGCAAAAGTTAGGTATTATGTTAAATCAAATCACTGGGTTAAAAGAAAATAGTGACTATCAAGTGAAGATCATGTTTGACTTGATTGACGCACCATAG
- a CDS encoding phosphatidate cytidylyltransferase, with translation MKQRVITAIIALLFFVPVVWYGGPVFQLVVALMGVVGVYELFKMKGLSMLSVPGVLSALAVVSLILPRQNWFEFLPYNINNFHLFIVMMMLLLCVTVFSKNEFSFEDVAFPILTSLYVGVGFQHFVLARGNDSQFLFIIYGLAVVWSTDIGAYMVGRKLGKNKLAPHISPNKTIEGSIGGIICAIVAALLVITLNPSATTLTYSWPVMIPITIVLSIAGQMGDLVESAFKRFYGVKDSGKLLPGHGGILDRFDSLLFVFPLMYILGLFS, from the coding sequence ATGAAACAACGTGTTATTACAGCGATCATTGCGTTGCTGTTTTTCGTGCCAGTTGTTTGGTACGGTGGTCCCGTCTTTCAATTAGTGGTGGCGTTAATGGGAGTCGTAGGGGTATATGAGTTATTTAAAATGAAAGGTTTATCTATGTTAAGCGTGCCGGGCGTTTTATCAGCCTTGGCGGTAGTTTCGTTAATCTTGCCAAGACAAAATTGGTTTGAATTTTTACCCTATAATATTAATAATTTTCATTTGTTTATTGTCATGATGATGTTGCTATTATGTGTGACTGTTTTTTCAAAAAATGAATTTAGTTTTGAAGACGTGGCGTTTCCGATTTTAACTAGTCTGTATGTCGGGGTCGGTTTCCAACATTTTGTGTTAGCTCGTGGCAATGATTCACAATTTTTATTTATTATTTATGGGTTAGCAGTGGTTTGGAGTACTGATATTGGCGCGTATATGGTAGGTCGTAAATTAGGAAAAAATAAATTAGCCCCACATATTTCACCTAATAAAACAATTGAAGGCTCAATTGGTGGGATTATTTGTGCCATTGTAGCAGCGCTACTTGTGATCACCTTGAATCCTAGCGCAACAACATTAACTTATAGTTGGCCGGTAATGATTCCAATTACGATTGTTTTATCGATTGCTGGTCAAATGGGTGATTTAGTTGAATCAGCGTTTAAACGTTTTTATGGTGTCAAAGATTCTGGTAAGTTATTACCAGGGCACGGTGGGATATTAGACCGTTTTGACAGTTTGTTATTTGTTTTTCCATTAATGTATATTCTAGGGTTATTTTCTTAA